The nucleotide sequence AAGATGACTTTTGTTGTAGTTTACCTTCTAGCCGGATGCCTTTTCAAAACACTCTAAAAGGTACATGAGGTTACGTGCATTTCTTCGACTCCATTCCCCGAAGAAGATGGTATCGTCGGCATATTGAAGGTGCGAGATCACCACCTTATCATCACCTACCTCCACTCCTTTATAAAGGCCTTTACTAACCGCCACCTTAGATAGGATATTTAAACCTTCCGCTGCAATAATAAAGAGAAAAGGTGATAACGGGTCGCCTTGCCTAACCCCTCTCTAGATGGAATTCGCTAGTGGGCGATccattgatcaatatagatattgaAGCCGAGCAAAGACAAGATTTAATCCAAGATCTCCATCGAGCACCAAATCCCATACATTCCATAACTTCAAAGAGAAAGGACCAATTTAGAGAATCAAATGCTTTTTCGAAATCGACCTTAAAAATGAGCCCGTGCCTTTTATTCCTTTTGAGAAAATCCACCGTCTCGTTTGCAACCAACACTCCATCAAGGATGTATCTACCACTCAGAAAAGCACTTTGCTCCGATCCAATTAGGTTAGGGATCACTTTCCGAAGACGATTTGAGAGTATCTTAGCGATAATTTTGTAGTAACTCCCAATGAGACTAATTGGGCGATAATCACTAAAACAAAGCGGGTTCGACTTCTTTGGGATCAACGAAACAAAAGATGCGTTACACCCATGTGAAAACTCTCCCTTATCCCAGAACCATTTGATAGCACATATAAGATCATCTTTGATTATATACCAAAATCTCTTGTAAAAACCCAAGTTAAAACCATCGGGGCCCGGTGCCTTTGAACTACCGCAGCTAGATACCGCTTCCCATATCTCTTTTTCAGTGAATTCCTCTTCCAAAGTAGCGGCCTGTTCAGTGTTAACCGAAGGGTAGGTCAAGTCAGAAATGCTTGGCCGATTGCAATCTGGTTCCGAAAAAATCTTTTTAAAATGAACGAGTGTAGCTACTTTAATTTCATCCGGAGACTCACACCATGCCCCATCCACGTTTATTCCCCTGATGTTATTCCGGTTGTATTTTCTCTTCATTGCATTATGAAAATATTTCGAATTTTCATCCCCGTCTATAGCCCAACGCACCCTAGCCTTTTGTTTCAACATATTTGTTTTCGACTTTTCTTTTTCGATCCAAGTTTTTCTAGAATCCAACCAAATCTCATGTTCACCGATTGCCAGACTACCTGACTCCGCCTTAGATTCCAATTCCAAGGCAACTTTTTTCGCTTTCTCAATTTCCATGTCAAGATTGCCGAAGTGACTTTTACACCATAAATAATAGCATATTTCGACTTTTCGGTTTGAAATCAAATGCTTATTTTACAAACCAACTCCAAATCGGAAACCATTAATATTTGGGGGTGAAACCAAAATACCAAATCGAAGTTTAAACTATTTAAAGCACACCCTTAATTTCCACCGCCTATGTTATTATTAATCCTATCAGAATTGTGCATTATGTGTTTAATGTAttgtcatttatttatttattatagtaAGATTCAAAATGTTGATTGTTGTGGGAAAATTGATTATAAATGTGTTTCAGCTAATTTTTAACACCATTTTATATATGATAATATAGTGATTTCTAATCGtagttaataaaaaaaaaattatatatgataCACTGACATGACATATGCTAAGAACCATTTAATGAACTTTGTAGTCTTTAATGAAGGCTTTATAACGAACTAAGATGTATCCAAAACGAAATAAAGATGAATGAGATATCGATTCTCAAATTTAGTTAGTTATTAGTTGATTGTTTAAACTTGATCTTAGAAGCTTGCAGTAAATTCAGTCCTAATGGTCTTCGGTTAATAATTTCTTTCAAGTGTGTTACAAGACTAAATTAATTGTTGAGCTTATGATTTATGCTATAAGAGGGAGCCTTTGAAATGAGATGCTATTATAGTGATGTAACTGAAGATGATATAAATATGGACacatagaataaatcatgtaaataATTTGATGTTGGCATTGATGTTATCAGTAATATCAAAGATTGGAAATTCTCATTTGAAGTGAGAAATCGAACATGGATTGATAGTATCTTAAATTGGACCACCACCTCATACCACTTAAGTCAAGACTTTAGTGGTAGAATTCAAATATAAATACATAACCCGATTCACATTCTAACAATACAAAACATATACAAACATAAATTCTTATTAATTTCTCACTTTCTCCTTCCATTCTTCAACATGGAAGAGATGTTTAACACACTTCCTAAACATAGTTGCACCTGGTTAAAAGGCAACTCAACTTGGTACAAATATCAAAACTTTTGGACATTGCAAAGATTCCATTTAGGAGCAATCTTAGCTCAACAAAACTTAAAGGCTCAACCAAGTGACATACTAGTGTGCAGTTATCCAAAAACTGGCACAACTTGGTTAAAAGCTTTATCTTTCGCCATCGTAACACGACAAAAGTTCGATAAATCCGCCAATCCTTTGCTCACAACCTTTCCTCATGACTGCATGCCTTTTCTAGAAACCGATCTTGACCTAATCGAAGAAAATCGCAATAAATCCCCACTAATATCCACACACCTCCCTTACCAATCTTTGCCCGAATCAACCATATCTTCAAACTGCAAGATAGTTTACATATATCGAAACGTAAAAGATGTCATAGTTTCTCAATTCCATTTCCTTAGAGGAATACACAAGTTACCCATGGATGATTCATCATTTGAGGAAGCATTTGATGACTTTTGTCAAGGCATTTCAGGATATGGACCGTATTGGGAGCATATATTGGGATATTGGAACGCGAGCCTCGAAAGGCCggggaaaatacttttcttgaaatACGAGGACTTGAAACGGGACCCTACGAGTAATCTAATAAAGCTTGCAGAGTTTCTTGGTAGCCCTTTTTCGGACGGCGAAGTGAAAGATGGTGTTGTTGAAAACATTATCAAATTGTGTAGTTTTGAGAATCTAAGCAACTTAGATGTTAATAAAAACGGACTTCATAATAATTTAATTGAAAAACAAATATTTTTCAGGAAGGCCAAAGATGGAGACTGGAAGAACTATTTCACAGATGaaatgaaagaaaagattgataatTTGGTAGATGAGAAACTGAAAGGCACTAATTTGGTTCTGAAATGATTAACAACCTGTTAGTTATGTCATTATTCGGTTGATTAATTAAGTGTTTTATACCGTCTTTTTGAGTGTTTACAGTTAGTTATAAATAAATAAGGTCAATGTATCTGTCCGAATAGTAGATCTCCATGTATCTTGAAGTAATATTAATGTCGTCCTCTATCTTATACAGtaattttattgatcaaatgacttCACTTTGTATTCAATTTATTACATGTTCCTCTGTTTGTAATTAATTTACgaagaatgttttttttttttttttttttttttttgaaagatcagATGAAATTGTTGGTTGAacgttggttaatggactaaccgacaaagttaagtatgatgcttaacaaaagaatatgttttgatgatgacacatatgtATGCAttagtgatgatcgacatcttaacataaaacacacaaggtcactaatccatacttgatcttgcaaatgaccaagtcaaacaaaacttaaagaatgaaaataaagGTCAGCAAAATACACGGTCAAAGTATCGTCGACCGCATACCCAGTcgtagaagcccagactgaattgcaacgcagttttgtgaaaacaagttgcacggtcgccaccacgatcAACCGTAGTGCGATcgcagttttctctgtcaccaATTTTGATTACATAATAATGAAATCATTAATAATTGTTTAGAGCATTTGTTTCTATGTTTGATAATGTGAAACTCTGTTGATAgaaaaaaaaaactttgttcataAGCTGTTGTAGAAACCTTCTTGAGAATTTATGTGGGAGAGCGTTAAATTGTGAGTGCTTAAAATGGTTACTTTTGCTTACTAGAAAAGTTAGAAATCATGTCAAATTAGTTATGGTAATACGTGTAAACAAATTCTCACACTTGACCCCTGTTGTTCTTTTTAAGAGAAAAGTAGAAATTGAAGATGATTACATTCATAGTGCATAATGTCTTTATACATAAGCCAGATTTTCAAAAACATGATTTTTATGGTTTGTTTATCTTTAAACAAGACTTATGTAACAACAAATTATAGCATTAATGAGGGTTATGTACTTTTTGATCGAATGTGCAAAATAATCATGGTATCGACCGTTTTAGAATAGTTGTTGTAAATATCGACCCAGTACTTATTGTATGGTTTTTTGGCCCAGTTAGTTATCACCATGTTTTCAATTATGTTCACCGTTTTCCGATTACTGTCAGTTTACATATCTCTTTGTTGTTGTAGGTTATAATAGTAGATTTTCCCTTTTTTTGTTGCTACAAATTGGTATGCTGTCAATATCTTCCCTTTTAAGGTTTTTAACTAATTATTATCTAATATACTAATCCACATAGTTACTACTGCCCCTTGTATGTTACCGTTCATTTGGAGTGAATTGTCCTTTCACGATATTTTGGAGGGTATTTTGGTCATCTTGGTCCATCCTCAACATCCTATTCAAATTCGTACCTAGCACCTACCTAACGGACGTCTCCGAAGGTTTCCTCTTCAAATTCGTACCTACCGCCTACCAATCGTGTGTTGTTACTATTTCTAAATGCCACTTAGTCTTCATGATACCAACATTAATGTCCTTTTTTCTTCTTCATACATATATTTCTATTTCAGACAATCTCTTGAAGTTCTTTATATCAATTTTTGAGGTAGCTATTTCGTTTATCTTTTTTTTTGTATTGGTTTTTATTTTTTATGTTTCGAATAGTATTGTTTTTGTTTCAACTATAATGTGCCTTTGTTTAATTTGCtattttaacaacccgtcctaatccacctggacgaagtcatcaacatctggtcccattgcgaggtactgaccttaatatgccatgaatgacttcaggtaatatctttaaaatgagcaaatgcacagcggaatatttctttcatacctgagaataaacatgcttaaaagtgtcaaccaaaaggttggtgagttcataggtttatcataacaatcatttcaatattttaatcgaccacaagatttccgtttataaatatatgtacactcgcaagtgtataaaaccgttctgcttatgttgatgcctcagtaaccaaccttaacaataatataataagtcatcttcgcaaagatggatatgtacactcgcaaatgtataaataatcctcgaagtactaaacatccgcccactagctcttatgtctagtgcagcctacaggatgggggtgttaagcccgatagatctatctttaggattcgcgcttatatgctcttataacatataactaaattacctaacaCATCAATccacagaatatcatttttaatcacttgtctctatttcgtaaagcatttataaaatattgcatgtattctcagcccaaaatatatatatattgcaaaagcaattaaaaagggagcaaatgaaactcataatacgatattttgtagtaaaaatatgcatacgacgatactgaacaatgtagggttggcctcggattcacgaacgtatatcatgtatatatatattaacacacataattgtaatcgaacaaatatatatataaatttattagttatattattttatattaataatatctatatgtttcatatatttattttgtatacaaaaatatcaattttgttatgttatatgtattaaatatatcatttgtttgtttaaaaaaaatagtaattataataatactataataatattagtaatggtaaaaataataataaagaaaatacttaatattactaataaagataataatgttaataattctattaatgataataataatgatattaattaattaataataataataataataatcttataaataattattataataaaagtattaataatactaatacttaataataatacataatacataataataataacaataaaaataaaagtagTACCTTATGGCCTAACATCTTAAATACATGAAACCCATTTAGTAAACCCAGTTTATCAAGAGCCCGGTTAGAATTTGGAAGCCCAATTAAATGCTAGTGGCCCTAGTCCATTAACAGTTAATGtgtaaataaaaagaaatatttctGCAGGCCAGAATCG is from Rutidosis leptorrhynchoides isolate AG116_Rl617_1_P2 chromosome 10, CSIRO_AGI_Rlap_v1, whole genome shotgun sequence and encodes:
- the LOC139871602 gene encoding flavonol 4'-sulfotransferase-like, with translation MEEMFNTLPKHSCTWLKGNSTWYKYQNFWTLQRFHLGAILAQQNLKAQPSDILVCSYPKTGTTWLKALSFAIVTRQKFDKSANPLLTTFPHDCMPFLETDLDLIEENRNKSPLISTHLPYQSLPESTISSNCKIVYIYRNVKDVIVSQFHFLRGIHKLPMDDSSFEEAFDDFCQGISGYGPYWEHILGYWNASLERPGKILFLKYEDLKRDPTSNLIKLAEFLGSPFSDGEVKDGVVENIIKLCSFENLSNLDVNKNGLHNNLIEKQIFFRKAKDGDWKNYFTDEMKEKIDNLVDEKLKGTNLVLK